The Saccharolobus shibatae B12 genomic interval TTTATGAAAACACTTGTAGAAAGAGCTATCCAATTGAAGGACAGATTACATAATGTAATCGAGACTCATCCAACGTCTTCCATGAAGTTGATTGGTTTAAATTGGAGAGAATTGCATGAGATTAAGGATTACGTTGATGCTGCGTTATGTGCCATGACTGCGATGGCTTATGATTTAGGGTATGCTGAGGAAATAAAGGCTGATGATGGTACAATTTACCTACTATCAACAAAATTTCCTTATGAGATAAAAAGGAAAAATTACTTTGAGTTTTATCTTAAAGGACCTAAATGAGGCAAAGGGCAATTTAGGACTCCATTGCAAATCTAGTTTAGTTGATTCATTTCCTCTCCGCAAGAGTGGAACGTAGAAGTAGCCATGCCCGTTCAATACGTTCATGCAAAGCTTATAAGTAAAGAATAAGGATATTAGAAGAAATTAATAAAATATCAGCTAATCTATTATAGAATTGGAAAGAAATGAGGCAAGGTAATCCCTATTAGCCCTAGGATGAATAGTATTATGATCGCAACTATTATTGCCAAAATTGCTATACCTAAAGCTTGTACCCAGCCGGTGTTAAAGACAACCTTATATACTCCTAGAAATGCTATAAATCCTATTATTACTCCAATTATTGGCGAAATGAGTGAGAATAACGCTGTAAAAATTGCATAAACTATTACTCCAATCAACGTCGCTAACATAGCCCTACCAAACGTGGTAGTTCGTGGTGCAACTACTTTTCCAGCTAACCATGTAGGTATGGAAATCACTATCCAAGCTATTATAAAAGCGATAATAGCACCTATCGAACCTAATATTGAAGGCATGTGTATATATCTTAGGTAAAAAGTTTAAAAAAAGCTTATCTCTTGTCTATAGGAACATACTCTTGATGTTCTGGTCCAACATACAAAGCTCTCGGCCTAATTAGTCTGTGTTGCTCCTCTACGTATTCTATTATATGTGCTAACCAGCCTAAAGTTCTCGATAAAGCAAATAATGCGGTAAACATGTATACTGGAAATCCTAAAGCGTAGAAGACTATTCCAGAATAGAAATCGGTATTAGGATAGATTTCCTTGCTAGAAAATTGCTTTATTCCTAACTCCTCAAGTTTTTGAGCTATCTCGAAATATTTCTTAGCCTCACTATTTCTTTCAATCAGAGTTGAGGCTAGTTTCTTGAATATTTTTGCTCTAGGATCATAAGTCTTGTAAACCCTATGACCAAATCCCATTAGTCTATTCTTTTGATTTATTATCTTATCATTAAACCACATTTCTACTCTATTTGGATCTCCTATCTCAACGAATTGTTTAAAAGCTTCTTCAGCTGCTCCACCATGTAACGGACCTTTTAACGCTGCTAATGCTGCAGTAAGAGAGGAATACATATCTGATAAAGTAGATGCAGCTACAAGTGCTGCAGTTGTCGATGCTGGTACCTCGTGGTCTGTATAGAGTATTAGAGCCTTATCCATTGCGTTAATTTCCTCTGCAGTGGGTTCCCTAGCTAAACTGGCTAGGAGAAAGCTTTTAGCAAAACTATCTGAAGGTTCTGGTATTCTTGGTTTGTTACCCTCCTTTCTCCTATATACATTTGATACTAGAGTAGCCATTTTAGCAATGATACTAATTGCTTTTTCCTTATCATTCTCCTTCCATTTGAAATTCTTATCGATAGAGGCTAGGGCTGCTGTTCCCACTTCTAAAAGACCTATAGCATCAGCATCTCTAGGCATTAAGTATATTGAATCTAATACTTCTTGAGGTACCTCATACTCCTCATTAAGTTTCTCCCTTAAATCGTTTAACTCTTTCTTCGTAGGTAACTTTCCATAGAGCATTAAATAGATAGTCTCTTCATAACTGCCGTAATTAACTAGGTCTTCAATATTATACCCCCTATACTTCAATATTCCCTTTTCTCCATCTATAAATGTTAAATTCGTAACTTTTATAATAACATTCTCCAAACCTTTACTTACAACACTCATTAGTCAGTACCCCCTTCCCAACTTAACTCAGACCTAACTAAAAAATCTAGAACATGTTTCTCATTAACTATATCCTTTATGGATACAACACCAACAAGCTTACCTTCTTCATCCACTACAACTACATGCCTTATATTGTTTTTAACCATTTTCTCTGCTATTTCTCCAATAGGAGAATTAGGCTTAACTGTTATTAATTTCCCAAAAGTTCCTAGGTTCTCTATATTGTCATTTAAATTCTTTCCACACGCTACCGCACGTAACACGTCCCTCTCCGTAAATATTCCGACTGGATAGCCTTTTTCGTCAACAATTACCACAGATCCTATATTATTTTGATACATAATCTTACAGGCCTCAATAGCCTTAGTACCTACCTTAACAATCACAGGGGATCTCTTAATTAAGCTTCTAGAAGTTACTGCCATAATTTAAATTTCGTATATAAAAATTTAAAGCTTTCTAACGAGTTTTATACTACCTAATTCCCTATCTAATCTCTCATAGAAGAAGTAATCAATTATCTCATACTGTTGTTGCCTAGTAATCATCTTATCTAATAAATTAACTTGAGTTCCCTCTTTCAATAGTACTTCTAAGGCATCTTTCATTGCCTTGGCAGCTACTCTAAATATAGTAACGGGAAATATTACGTATTTATAACCCATCTCTTTAAACTCCTGGGCTTTAATGTAAGGAGTTTTACCAAACTCAGTCATATTAGCCAGTAACGGAGCTTTTACCTCTTTAGCGAACTTGGCGAACTCCTCCTTACTAGTGAGAGCCTCTGGAAATATTATATCAGCACCTGCCTCTAAATAAATCTTGGCCCTTTCTATTGCATCGTCTAACCCTATTACACCGCGAGAATCGACTCTTGCAATTATTAAGGCATCTCTTCTAGCCTTTAATGCAGCCTTTATCTTCTGAACCATTTCTAAAGGCTCTACAACCTCTTTACCCTCTAAATGGCCGCACTTCTTTGGCATTCTCTGATCCTCTATTTGAATAGCGTCAGCACCAGCTTTTTCTAAAACCCTTACCGTTCTATAGACATTTATTGCCTCACCAAACCCAGTATCTGAATCGACTATTATCGGAATATCAGCAACTTCCTTTATCCTTCTTATCATCTCAGCAACCTCATCTAATGTTATTAAACCTATATCTGGTAGACCATAAGATGAGGTAAGAGCTGCACCTGATAAATACACTGCCTTAAAACCTACCTTCTTTGCCAGAATTGCAGTAAATGGATTAAATACTCCCGGTACTATCAAGAAGTCAGATTCCTTTAATACTTGAGACAATTTCCTTCACCTTTAATTCTTCCATATTCCACAAAATATTTAACTCTTCCTTCCTACCTTTTAACCTCAAGTACTTCTCCTCAACTTCTTCATCAGTCATTGGATTATTATAATAACCTCTTGGATTTCTAACCTCAACCATCTCTCTACCCTTACTGGTATAAACTGTTACTTTAACGGGTAACTCCTTAGGATATATACTAGTATATTTCTCGTCTTCAATAACAGTAATCTTCTTCATCAAACTCCTTATTTTTTCATTAAATATCATTTCTTGATCATAGGCGTCGAGCCAGAAATCCTTCTTAATTAGGGTATATGCCAGAATATAAGGCAAACTGTGGTCTGCAGTCTCCTTATTAGTGGGATTCCATTTCTCTTCATCAGCTATTATCGTCTTGGCTGCCTCATAGGTTTCAACTTCAATCTTAACAATATCATCAACGTTAACGTTAAAACTCTTTCCAGCCTCAACAACCGCTTCAGCGTGATACTCCACTGGATATTTCTTTAAACTAGTCC includes:
- a CDS encoding CBS domain-containing protein — encoded protein: MAVTSRSLIKRSPVIVKVGTKAIEACKIMYQNNIGSVVIVDEKGYPVGIFTERDVLRAVACGKNLNDNIENLGTFGKLITVKPNSPIGEIAEKMVKNNIRHVVVVDEEGKLVGVVSIKDIVNEKHVLDFLVRSELSWEGGTD
- the prpB gene encoding methylisocitrate lyase; its protein translation is MSQVLKESDFLIVPGVFNPFTAILAKKVGFKAVYLSGAALTSSYGLPDIGLITLDEVAEMIRRIKEVADIPIIVDSDTGFGEAINVYRTVRVLEKAGADAIQIEDQRMPKKCGHLEGKEVVEPLEMVQKIKAALKARRDALIIARVDSRGVIGLDDAIERAKIYLEAGADIIFPEALTSKEEFAKFAKEVKAPLLANMTEFGKTPYIKAQEFKEMGYKYVIFPVTIFRVAAKAMKDALEVLLKEGTQVNLLDKMITRQQQYEIIDYFFYERLDRELGSIKLVRKL
- the gltA gene encoding citrate synthase gives rise to the protein MSVVSKGLENVIIKVTNLTFIDGEKGILKYRGYNIEDLVNYGSYEETIYLMLYGKLPTKKELNDLREKLNEEYEVPQEVLDSIYLMPRDADAIGLLEVGTAALASIDKNFKWKENDKEKAISIIAKMATLVSNVYRRKEGNKPRIPEPSDSFAKSFLLASLAREPTAEEINAMDKALILYTDHEVPASTTAALVAASTLSDMYSSLTAALAALKGPLHGGAAEEAFKQFVEIGDPNRVEMWFNDKIINQKNRLMGFGHRVYKTYDPRAKIFKKLASTLIERNSEAKKYFEIAQKLEELGIKQFSSKEIYPNTDFYSGIVFYALGFPVYMFTALFALSRTLGWLAHIIEYVEEQHRLIRPRALYVGPEHQEYVPIDKR
- a CDS encoding DUF429 domain-containing protein; amino-acid sequence: MYCGIDLAVRRKTAVGILINNEIKIIELTTNEEIIESCNRAKITAIDSPLSHHNGFRNVDKELIKRKLKVLPPSFMKTLVERAIQLKDRLHNVIETHPTSSMKLIGLNWRELHEIKDYVDAALCAMTAMAYDLGYAEEIKADDGTIYLLSTKFPYEIKRKNYFEFYLKGPK